AAGTGGTATAAATATTGCCATGTGTGTCTCTGgcctgtattttgaaacgctttgttctctcaccatcactgctttccaaaggctccagttgaaggtagtcatgtttttaagagtattttttatggttctggtcaTAGATAGGTAAGATTTCCAgtttgataaaaggaaaaacggTCTTGGAAACCCAGCTAGGCATCTCTGGTCATGGAAAATTGttttggtgagagaataaagtgtttttaagtgtttttatgttctggtcatagattggtaagatttctagtttgttaaaaggagaaactgtcttgaaaagcCAGCTAGtcgtttctgtggccttggaaaattgctgtggtgagaggggaaggcatttctgaatacttgTCAGTACTGCAGGATTGTTTTAGATATCATTTGGTTTTGTTATGTAAGAGAGACACATAAGGCaacaaaagagagatagagaaaagagaaggttaACTAAGAGTGTAGGTCCCAAAACTAGTGTAACCAATCTGTACTTAGTGTAACATGTGACAGACAAtagatgaaatataaataaagataaatggtgCTCTCCACAGTCCATGCTGGCAACATACGCTGAGAAACCGACCGAGTGCTGGCGTAACAAGGTGGCGGCAATCTACCTGGTGACCACACTGTCCGCCAAGGGTCAGACGGCCCGCCACGGCACCACAAAGGTCAACGAGCTGGTCAACATCACCGAGTTCTACCAAGGTCACATTCTACCGGAGTTGCAGAACCAGGATGGTGAGTTAGGTGGCAGGAGGCATTGTGGGTCAGGTTAGGGCAGCAGTTTGAGGGGTGATGGGGAAGGACTCTGCTGGTGTTGAGGAAATGTAGCAGGTATATTTGATGAGGAGTGGTGGGATGCAAGGGAGTTTTGAGAGTGATGAACTGTGGCAAAGTGAaggtgtatcagagagagagagaagtgtgggatgcagtgaaagaagtgttgtgtgtgtgtgtgtgtgtagagatttCTGatgttggggtgtgtgtgtggggttgatGGCAGGAACAGAGTGGTGACAGCAAAACACTGGTGTTGATGTGTGGTattgtgttggtggaggtgaaggacggTGCAGCTTgtgaggagtggagagaggaaCAATTGAGCCAAAGTGCCGTGTGTTGACCATCACTTGTGTTTGCAGTGAACCACCTGCCCATCCTGAAGGCGGAGGCCATCAAGTACGTGATCAGCTTCCGCAGCGTGCTCCCCTTCGAGGCGGTGAAGGTGTGCGTGCCCGACCTGATCCGCATCCTCAACTCGGAGAGTGCCGTGGTGCACACCTACGCCGCCGACGCCATCAACAAGATCTTCCTGCTACGGGTGAACGGGCAGCCGGCAGTGCAGCGTGGTGACGTGTCCCCGCTGGCCGGCACGCTGTACGGCAACCTGCTGGGCGTGCTGGCCAAGGAGGGCTCAGCGCAGAATGAGTACATCATGAAGACCGTGGCCACCGTCACCAACCTGATCGAGGCTGACCTGATGCAGCACGCTGGTCTGGTGGTGCCCCAGCTGGTGCTCAAACTGCAGCACGTGGTCAAGAACACTGTCAAGCCGCACTTCGTCCACTACCTCTTTGAGACGCTGTCCCTCGTCATCAAGACGGTCTGTGGCTCGGTGGATGGCGCCGTTGGGGAGTTTGACCGCAACCTGTTCCCGATCTTCCAGGAGATCCTCCAGAATGAACTGGAGAGCCTCATCCCATACATCTTCCAGATCATCTCGCTGCTGCTGGAGAGGCAGAAGGGCGAGGTCCCCGAGGGGTACCTGTCACTACTGCCGTTCCTGGTGATGCCGGTGCTGTGGGAGCGGCCGGGCTACGTGGCGCCCATGGTGCGGCTGCTGCAGGCCTACGTGGAGAAGGCACATGGCCAGATAGTGCAGATGGGCAAGCTGGAGGCTGTGTTGGGTGTGTTCAACAAACTCAATGCCTCCAAGACCAACGACCACGAGGGCTTTTACCTCATCCAGTCCATGCTGCTCCACATGCCCAAGGAAGTCCTCGACAACTACTGGAACCAGATCTTCACCATCATGTTCCGCCGCCTCACCTCCAGCAAGACCACCAAGTATGTGCGGTCACTGCTGGTGTTCTTCAGCCTGTTTGCCTGCCAGCACTCCGCCGCCCGGCTGGTCCAGATCATCGACACGCTGCAGGCCAATATGTTTGGCATGGTGGTGGACCGCCTGGTGGTGCCGGACCTGCAGAAGGTGTCCGGGGACACGGACAAGAAGATCTGCGCGGTGGGGCTGAGCAACGTGCTGGCGGAGCCCATGGTGTACTCCGGGGCATACAGGGAGCGGTGGGGCACCATCCTGGAGGCAGTAGTCAGGCTGCTGGAGTGTCCTGAGGACGGCTCGCTGCCTGCCGGGGAACACTTCATTGAGGTGGAGGACATCCCATCCTTCCAGGGCTCCTCCAACAGACTCAAGCACGCCATGAGGGGAGAGTCGGATCCCCTCAAGGGCCAGATTGACAACCCACAGGTGTACCTGGCCCAGCGGCTGGCCCAGGTATCCCAGTCCCACCCAGGCACCATTCAGGGGCGGCTGGCGGCGGTGAGCCAGGAGGTGCAGGCCCACGTGGTGCGGTACCTCCAGGTGGCTGGCAGCAGCCTGGcgtgaggcggcggcggcgatgagTCCGGCAGCGCCTTAGTGATATATCCCGTGACGGAGTGTAAAgactattttttcatatttccacaCATTTATACCAGTGTACGGTTGACATGCTGTTGCTTCGGTCCTCAGTGTGTGCCAGCCTAGATGCTTAGGGCCCTACATGTGATACAGAAAGCTTAATAATGGTAAGTAGAGTTTAAGCTTTGTAGAAAAAACAAGTTCTCTGTAATCTGCTGTATTGTGAAACTCTCAGAAAGGAAACAGGATGTTGCTTGCAGCCTGGTGGTGGCAAGTACCAGTTTGTGTATTGGAAGTATTAAGCAGCTGCAGTAACTCTGCTGCTTCTGTCTGCCAGTGTTTCTTTCCAATACTGCAGAAACTACTGGCCTGCTGTTTGCTTCATTATTGTTACTCTTCCATAACTGATGAAGTGTGGTGAAGTGGCCGTGCCCACcagccttcactccctccctccctcgcaccaccaccactccatcaaggaaggaggtgaaggtgtgTCACTCTCACAGTGTTTCTTTGCTACATAACTCTGTGTGGGAGTAACAGCCTTGATGCCTCAGGGCCACACAAACACATGTGTTGCCTCCATCCACACAGACATTGGCTGccagtctctttcttttttgttcctccgtttccttcccctcaccattcACCGGCCACCTGATGCCTTTGTTTTGTTCTCGGCCTGAGCGACACCAGCGTGCCACGGAAAGTTTGCCTCCACGTATTTATTGGCTGCCTGagtgtagcagtggcagtgcggtgtgttgtgttgtgttgctgcttGCCTCGGTGCATGATGGTGTGGCTCCAGCTGGTTCTCTTATTAAGTTTGTTGTGTTATGGTCATTCTTCTTGTTAGTACTATTATTAAGTTTTACTTCGTACTTTTACAGAAAAGTTGTCTTTCCCACTATGTGGGTTCTTCTTATAATCAGTTCATAGTTTCCACAGTATTGAACAATTCCTGCTGAATAAAATCAATTTTAATTaatcattacttttttatttttgtcaatcATTAGTTGATAGTGGTGGCAGCTGGTCTGTGCCAGGAGTGAGGGTTGGTGTCCTTTACTGTACCACACGCtgtctgttattgttgtcatagCTCACACTGTCACGATCCCCTCACACTCTACGCTGGGTAGGCCACACAAGGTCCCATCTCATGACAACCATTCCAGTACTCAGGCTACTGTCCTGCCACTGACATCAAGTGTATCGATGGCCCTGCTGTGTTATGCAACATCTGTGGTCTTAGACGGTTTTCCAATCAgtaaaacaccaccactgctctacTAAACCACCTTTTTCTTACCAAAACACAATGTCTGAGGTAACACAGTATCTcctctgttcccttctactttctctatatTTATCTTCAATTCAAAGCTGGATGCTGCATCTGTGCATGAATAAACCTGTTCTTGTGCTCACATTCTTGAATTTCTCAAATTTTCTGCCTTTTCGTTATGACTACAATCACTCTCAAGCTAAATCTGTGCCACATACTTAACTCATCTGACAGTCAGTCAAAATATTCTTTTGACTGCTCAGCTTCCAAAGTGGAACACATTGTGACTCACCTTTTGGCAGAGacttccattcttggagacttcatgttcaccaccagctttgactcaactcttccttcactgaccaccccgGTGCAACAACCTACTTGCATcttataatcctcctccttatgctgtcaccctatcttctctgttgggctctTTCCATCACAtcatctgtatcttgtcctctCACTCAAATTCCTCCTCagaaggtgcctctggtgttttgcctctgtTGATTGGGGTGACCGTGATTTTCCTCTTTAACTCAACCTTGTCAAACCTCTTCCCCATCACTAGGGAGGAAACCTTTACCTCCAAACACAAGCTTAGGAGCCAGCCCAGCCTAGATGAGAAAGGATCCTgacaaaactgtgtgtgtgtgtgtgtgcgcgtgtttacctagttgtagttttacagggcctgggctttatgctcgtgtggccccgtctccatatctacacttatccaatttttctttaaaactatgcacactcgttgctgacaccacttcctcactcaaactgttccacgtctcaacagatctttgcaggaaactatattttctaacatcttc
This sequence is a window from Portunus trituberculatus isolate SZX2019 chromosome 34, ASM1759143v1, whole genome shotgun sequence. Protein-coding genes within it:
- the LOC123512573 gene encoding exportin-2-like, encoding MEVTEENLSRLVEVLTHTLSQDPSQRRAAEQFLGQVEGNENYPVLLLTLLTRDELQVPKNIKLAASIHLKNLIKRNWVVDEDGTNRISTNDRVVVKREIVDLMLRSSEGVQRQLSQAISIIGKSDFPHQWSDLIPYMAEKFKSGDFNIISGVLQTSYSVMERYEYENKSDDLWREIKFVLDNFAQPLTNLLVELMKAAGENLNNAAALRMIFSSLVSVGQLFFALNSQDLPEFFEDNMAVWMEHFLTLLNFTSPLLVSSDDEMGVLEQVKSQVCKNITLYAGKYREEFEPFIENFVTAAWNLLSNTPLDIKYDQMVSLAIQFLCAVAERDHSKGLFENEQVLSGICEKVILPNMHLRSCDEELFVDSPDGWVAQELEGANTETRRRAAVDFVRVLSRHFEARMTQVFGQYVQSMLATYAEKPTECWRNKVAAIYLVTTLSAKGQTARHGTTKVNELVNITEFYQGHILPELQNQDVNHLPILKAEAIKYVISFRSVLPFEAVKVCVPDLIRILNSESAVVHTYAADAINKIFLLRVNGQPAVQRGDVSPLAGTLYGNLLGVLAKEGSAQNEYIMKTVATVTNLIEADLMQHAGLVVPQLVLKLQHVVKNTVKPHFVHYLFETLSLVIKTVCGSVDGAVGEFDRNLFPIFQEILQNELESLIPYIFQIISLLLERQKGEVPEGYLSLLPFLVMPVLWERPGYVAPMVRLLQAYVEKAHGQIVQMGKLEAVLGVFNKLNASKTNDHEGFYLIQSMLLHMPKEVLDNYWNQIFTIMFRRLTSSKTTKYVRSLLVFFSLFACQHSAARLVQIIDTLQANMFGMVVDRLVVPDLQKVSGDTDKKICAVGLSNVLAEPMVYSGAYRERWGTILEAVVRLLECPEDGSLPAGEHFIEVEDIPSFQGSSNRLKHAMRGESDPLKGQIDNPQVYLAQRLAQVSQSHPGTIQGRLAAVSQEVQAHVVRYLQVAGSSLA